One genomic region from Salinicola endophyticus encodes:
- the aat gene encoding leucyl/phenylalanyl-tRNA--protein transferase: MLRWLPPAPVAFPDVSQALDEPNGLLAAGGALTPDWLLAAYRRGIFPWYGEGDPLLWWSPAPRMVLFPSEVRVRRSLAKRLRNGGFTTTFDHAFGAVIGACAAERAGSGGTWIDAEMLHAYRRLHALGHAHSVETWRDGELVGGLYGIALGQAFFGESMFSRCADASKVALVALARHLEAHGFQLIDCQMHTAHLASMGAREIARETFIDYLEKSVDQPTPAGLWPSEPP, translated from the coding sequence ATGCTGCGCTGGCTCCCCCCCGCTCCCGTCGCGTTTCCCGACGTCAGTCAGGCGCTAGACGAGCCCAACGGGCTGCTCGCCGCCGGCGGCGCCCTGACCCCGGACTGGCTGCTGGCCGCCTACCGCCGCGGCATCTTCCCCTGGTATGGCGAGGGCGATCCGCTGCTGTGGTGGTCACCCGCGCCGCGCATGGTGCTGTTCCCGTCAGAGGTTCGTGTACGCCGCAGCCTGGCCAAACGCCTGCGCAACGGCGGTTTCACCACCACCTTCGATCACGCCTTCGGCGCGGTCATCGGCGCCTGTGCGGCCGAGCGCGCCGGTAGCGGCGGCACCTGGATCGATGCCGAGATGCTCCATGCCTATCGCCGGCTGCACGCCCTGGGCCACGCCCACAGCGTCGAGACCTGGCGCGACGGCGAGCTGGTGGGCGGGCTCTACGGCATCGCGCTGGGCCAGGCGTTTTTCGGCGAGTCGATGTTCAGTCGCTGCGCCGACGCTTCCAAGGTCGCGCTGGTGGCCCTCGCACGCCATCTCGAGGCTCACGGTTTCCAGTTGATCGACTGCCAGATGCATACCGCGCACCTGGCCAGCATGGGCGCCAGGGAAATCGCCCGCGAGACGTTCATCGACTACCTTGAGAAGAGCGTGGACCAACCCACCCCAGCCGGCCTCTGGCCCTCGGAGCCCCCGTGA
- a CDS encoding arginyltransferase: MSSDNANRSTAQRQARDLRFFLTVPHPCSYLPGRDATTLFLDPQEPPTADVYDALTLLGFRRSGANLYRPHCGACNACVSVRIPVEDFTPSRTQRKLMQRNRDITTRLRPTLFDERHYALYASYIRARHADGDMFPPSREQYRLFLTQTQPFAKLLEFWLDERLIAVAATDLLGHGLSAIYTFFDPDPALQRRSLGVFAVLSQIELARRRGLPHVYLGYWIRESQKMRYKQAYQPLEYLDGGRWQRRVPVTALT; this comes from the coding sequence GTGAGCAGCGACAATGCGAACCGCAGCACAGCGCAGCGTCAGGCACGCGATCTCCGTTTCTTCCTGACGGTGCCGCACCCCTGCAGCTACCTCCCCGGACGCGATGCGACGACGCTGTTCCTCGACCCGCAGGAGCCGCCCACCGCGGACGTCTACGACGCCCTGACCCTGCTCGGCTTCAGACGCAGCGGGGCCAATCTCTATCGCCCCCATTGCGGTGCGTGCAATGCCTGCGTCTCGGTGCGCATTCCAGTGGAGGATTTCACCCCATCGCGCACCCAGCGCAAGCTGATGCAGCGCAATCGCGATATCACCACGCGGCTGCGCCCGACGCTGTTCGACGAGCGCCACTACGCGCTCTACGCAAGTTACATCCGTGCCCGCCACGCCGATGGCGACATGTTCCCCCCCAGCCGCGAGCAGTACCGACTGTTCCTGACCCAGACCCAGCCGTTCGCCAAGCTGCTCGAATTCTGGCTCGATGAGCGACTGATCGCGGTCGCCGCTACCGACCTGCTGGGCCACGGACTGTCGGCGATCTACACCTTTTTCGACCCCGACCCGGCGCTGCAGCGGCGCTCGTTGGGCGTCTTCGCGGTGCTCAGCCAGATCGAACTGGCGCGCCGGCGCGGCCTGCCGCATGTCTATCTGGGCTATTGGATTCGCGAGAGTCAGAAGATGCGCTACAAGCAGGCGTATCAGCCACTGGAGTACCTCGATGGCGGCCGCTGGCAGCGCCGGGTACCCGTGACAGCATTGACCTGA
- the infA gene encoding translation initiation factor IF-1, with product MAREDHIEMEGVVVDTLPNTMFRVELENGHVVTAHISGKMRKNYIRILTGDKVKVELTPYDLSKGRIVYRSR from the coding sequence ATGGCACGAGAAGATCATATCGAAATGGAGGGTGTCGTCGTCGACACGCTGCCCAACACCATGTTCCGCGTCGAGCTGGAAAATGGTCACGTCGTCACTGCACACATCTCCGGCAAGATGCGCAAGAACTACATCCGCATTCTGACCGGCGACAAGGTCAAGGTCGAACTGACCCCCTACGACCTCTCCAAGGGCCGCATCGTCTACCGCTCGCGCTGA
- the clpA gene encoding ATP-dependent Clp protease ATP-binding subunit ClpA: MLSKELELTLNTAFTVARSKRHEFMTVEHLLLALLDNASAADVLNACGANLEKLRADLQDFINSTTPLIPEDQDDRETQPTLGFQRVLQRAVFHVQSSGKSEVTGANVLVAIFSEQESQAVYFLKQQSVARVDAVNYIAHGISKVAGHGQSQQPSQESEEGEEAATENGQHPLTSYATNLNEQARLGKIDPLIGRDHELERVVQILARRRKNNPLLVGEAGVGKTAIAEGLAKRIVEEDVPDVIADAVVYSLDMGALLAGTKYRGDFEKRLKGLLAELRKQENSILFIDEIHTVIGAGAASGGVMDASNLLKPLLSSGELRCIGSTTFQEFRGIFEKDRALARRFQKVDVPEPSVDDTIRILKGLRGRFEEHHQLKYTDGALESAARLADRYINDRHLPDKAIDVIDEAGAHQRLLPPEARVSTIDVDQVEAVVASIARIPPKSVSSSDRKLLSNLERDLKMLVFGQDEAITSLSAAIKLSRAGLKSPDKPVGSFLFAGPTGVGKTEVARQLSHLMGIELVRFDMSEYMERHTVSRLIGAPPGYVGYDQGGLLTEAINKQPHCVLLLDEIEKAHPEVFNLLLQVMDHGRLTDNNGREADFRHVIIIMTSNAGAEQISRRSIGFQTQDHSTDGMEVIRRTFSPEFRNRLDGIIQFHGLEPSIVRNVVDKFLVELQAQLDEKRVQLDVDEDARRWLAEKGYDPEMGARPMARVIQEKLKKPLAEMILFGDLAENGGVVHVTVENDELQLETEAEVA, translated from the coding sequence ATGTTGAGTAAAGAACTTGAACTCACCCTGAACACGGCCTTCACCGTGGCGCGCTCCAAGCGACACGAGTTCATGACCGTGGAGCACTTGCTGCTGGCGCTTCTCGACAATGCTTCGGCAGCCGACGTGCTAAATGCCTGTGGGGCGAATCTGGAGAAGCTTCGTGCCGATCTGCAGGATTTCATCAACTCCACCACGCCGCTGATCCCCGAGGATCAGGACGATCGCGAAACCCAGCCCACCCTGGGCTTCCAGCGCGTGCTGCAACGCGCGGTATTCCACGTCCAGTCCTCCGGCAAGAGCGAAGTCACCGGCGCCAACGTGCTGGTCGCGATCTTCTCCGAGCAGGAGAGTCAGGCGGTCTATTTCCTCAAGCAGCAGAGCGTGGCCCGCGTCGACGCGGTCAACTACATCGCTCACGGCATCTCCAAGGTGGCGGGCCACGGCCAGTCGCAGCAGCCTTCTCAGGAGTCCGAAGAGGGTGAGGAGGCCGCTACCGAGAATGGCCAGCACCCGCTCACCAGCTACGCCACCAACCTCAACGAGCAGGCCCGTCTGGGCAAGATCGACCCGCTGATCGGGCGCGATCACGAGCTCGAGCGGGTGGTGCAGATCCTGGCGCGCCGGCGCAAGAACAACCCGCTGCTGGTGGGCGAGGCAGGCGTCGGCAAGACCGCCATCGCCGAAGGCCTGGCCAAGCGTATCGTCGAGGAAGATGTCCCCGATGTGATCGCCGATGCGGTGGTCTACTCCCTCGATATGGGAGCGCTACTGGCGGGCACCAAATATCGCGGTGACTTCGAGAAGCGCCTCAAGGGGCTGCTGGCGGAGCTGCGCAAGCAGGAGAACTCGATCCTGTTCATCGACGAGATCCACACCGTGATCGGTGCCGGTGCCGCCTCGGGTGGGGTCATGGACGCCTCGAACCTGCTCAAGCCGCTGCTCTCCTCGGGTGAGCTGCGCTGCATCGGTTCGACCACCTTCCAGGAGTTCCGCGGTATCTTCGAGAAGGATCGCGCCCTGGCTCGCCGCTTCCAGAAGGTCGACGTGCCCGAGCCCTCGGTGGATGACACCATTCGCATCCTCAAGGGCCTGCGCGGGCGCTTCGAGGAGCACCACCAGCTCAAGTACACCGATGGTGCGCTGGAGAGCGCGGCGCGGCTGGCGGATCGCTACATCAACGACCGTCACCTGCCTGACAAGGCGATCGACGTCATCGACGAAGCCGGTGCGCATCAGCGGCTGCTGCCGCCCGAGGCGCGGGTCTCGACCATCGATGTCGATCAGGTCGAGGCGGTGGTGGCGTCGATCGCGCGGATTCCGCCCAAGAGCGTCTCCAGCTCCGATCGCAAGCTGCTCTCCAATCTGGAGCGCGATCTCAAGATGCTGGTGTTCGGTCAGGACGAGGCGATCACCAGTCTGTCGGCGGCGATCAAGCTCTCGCGGGCCGGGCTCAAGTCGCCCGACAAGCCGGTCGGCAGCTTCCTGTTCGCAGGGCCCACCGGGGTCGGCAAGACCGAGGTGGCACGTCAGCTTTCCCATCTCATGGGGATCGAGCTGGTCCGCTTCGACATGTCCGAATACATGGAGCGCCACACCGTGTCGCGCCTGATCGGGGCGCCTCCCGGGTATGTCGGCTACGACCAGGGTGGGCTGCTGACCGAGGCGATCAACAAGCAGCCGCATTGCGTGCTGCTGCTCGATGAGATCGAGAAGGCGCACCCGGAGGTCTTCAATCTGCTGCTGCAGGTGATGGATCATGGCCGTCTGACCGACAACAACGGCCGCGAGGCGGATTTCCGTCACGTGATCATCATCATGACCTCGAACGCCGGTGCCGAGCAGATCTCGCGTCGCTCGATCGGGTTCCAGACCCAGGATCACTCGACCGACGGCATGGAGGTGATTCGCCGGACCTTCTCGCCGGAGTTCCGCAACCGCCTCGACGGGATCATCCAGTTCCATGGCCTCGAACCGTCGATCGTGCGCAACGTGGTCGACAAGTTCCTGGTCGAGCTGCAGGCCCAGCTCGACGAGAAGCGGGTCCAGCTGGATGTCGACGAGGATGCCCGCCGCTGGCTGGCCGAGAAGGGCTACGATCCGGAGATGGGCGCGCGACCGATGGCCCGCGTGATCCAGGAAAAGCTCAAGAAGCCGCTGGCCGAGATGATCCTGTTCGGCGATCTGGCCGAGAACGGCGGCGTCGTCCACGTCACCGTGGAGAACGACGAGCTGCAGCTGGAGACCGAGGCCGAAGTGGCCTGA
- the clpS gene encoding ATP-dependent Clp protease adapter ClpS, with product MTRPPDPDHHEQGDVAEQASEPQLAPPPMYKVVLYNDDYTPMEFVVEILQRFFAMDSEKAVQIMLAVHTQGKATCGIFTRDVAETKCHLVNEYARECEHPLLCDVDAVE from the coding sequence ATGACGCGCCCTCCCGACCCTGATCACCACGAGCAGGGAGACGTTGCCGAACAGGCGTCGGAGCCGCAGCTGGCGCCGCCGCCGATGTACAAGGTCGTACTCTACAACGACGATTACACGCCGATGGAGTTCGTCGTCGAGATACTTCAACGTTTCTTCGCCATGGACAGTGAGAAGGCGGTGCAGATCATGCTCGCCGTGCACACCCAGGGGAAGGCGACCTGCGGCATCTTCACCCGCGACGTGGCGGAGACCAAGTGCCATCTGGTCAACGAGTATGCGCGCGAGTGCGAACATCCACTCCTGTGCGATGTGGATGCCGTCGAGTAG
- a CDS encoding pseudouridine synthase — MGRIYLLHKPYQVLCQFTDDRGRATLADHLAVPGVYAAGRLDYDSEGLLLLTDDGGLIHRISDPRHKLAKRYWVQVEGAPADADLAALARGVTLKDGPTRPARVRRLAATPPPPRDPPVRFRREIPTTWLEIELHEGRNRQVRRMTAHIGHPTLRLMRVAIGPWQLGDLASGAWRSEPLNLPTAPAPGRVRRHRRR, encoded by the coding sequence ATGGGTCGAATCTACCTGCTGCACAAACCCTATCAGGTGCTCTGCCAGTTCACCGACGATCGTGGTCGCGCCACCCTCGCCGACCATCTGGCAGTGCCGGGTGTCTATGCCGCCGGCCGCCTCGACTACGACTCCGAGGGCCTGCTGCTGCTCACCGACGACGGCGGCCTGATCCACCGCATCAGCGACCCGCGGCACAAACTGGCCAAACGCTACTGGGTGCAGGTCGAGGGGGCACCGGCTGACGCCGACCTGGCGGCGCTCGCCCGCGGGGTGACGCTCAAGGATGGCCCGACCCGGCCGGCACGGGTTCGCCGGCTGGCCGCAACGCCGCCACCGCCGCGCGATCCGCCGGTGCGCTTTCGCCGCGAGATCCCCACCACCTGGCTGGAGATCGAGCTGCACGAGGGGCGCAACCGCCAGGTACGGCGCATGACCGCGCATATCGGCCATCCGACGCTGCGCCTGATGCGGGTCGCGATCGGCCCCTGGCAGCTGGGAGATCTGGCCTCCGGGGCGTGGCGCAGTGAGCCGCTCAACCTGCCGACGGCCCCTGCCCCTGGCCGCGTGCGGAGGCACCGACGCCGCTGA
- a CDS encoding NUDIX hydrolase, giving the protein MNRWTPRVTVAVVVERAGRYLMVEEDRGGPFSLYNQPAGHLERGERLVAAAEREVREEAAWQVAITDYLGLYVHHTQDGLTFHSHAFLGLPLAHLGNPLDKGIVSAHWLTFDEIDDLERARRLRSPVVMQRLRDVREGRRFPLDAIRER; this is encoded by the coding sequence ATGAATCGCTGGACACCACGCGTGACCGTGGCCGTCGTGGTGGAACGCGCCGGCCGCTACCTGATGGTCGAGGAGGATCGTGGCGGCCCGTTCAGCCTCTACAATCAGCCCGCCGGCCACCTCGAGCGCGGCGAGCGGCTGGTCGCCGCCGCCGAGCGCGAAGTGCGCGAGGAGGCGGCCTGGCAGGTGGCGATCACCGACTATCTCGGCCTCTATGTCCATCACACCCAGGATGGACTCACCTTCCATAGCCACGCCTTTCTGGGGCTACCGCTGGCGCATCTGGGCAACCCGCTCGACAAGGGGATCGTCAGCGCCCACTGGCTGACCTTCGACGAGATCGATGACCTCGAGCGCGCCCGCCGTCTGCGTAGCCCGGTGGTGATGCAGCGCCTGCGTGACGTGCGCGAGGGCCGCCGCTTTCCGCTGGATGCGATTCGCGAACGCTGA
- the mnmA gene encoding tRNA 2-thiouridine(34) synthase MnmA: MTLATPPSETPEGPTATGATTVIVGMSGGVDSSVTALRLLEQGYRVEGLFMKNWDEDDGTEYCTAMADLADAQAVCDSLGIKLHTANFAAEYWDNVFEHFLAEYQAGRTPNPDILCNREIKFKVFLDYAEMLGADLIATGHYVRRRLTADGHAELLKGRDANKDQSYFLHAVPGAAIAKTLFPVGELEKSEVRALAERHGLATARKKDSTGICFIGERRFSDFLKQYLPAQPGRIETPEGEVVGEHMGLMYYTLGQRRGLGIGGLKAHSEDPWFVAAKDLERNVLVVVQGEHPLLYSDTAYCEPAAWIAGAPPQTTRLRAKTRYRQQDEPCTVQVLADGGLAVHFDTPQRAVTPGQSLVLYADDVCLGGAVIRATATTAAGAVEPTSLTGSARSA, from the coding sequence ATGACGCTTGCCACACCTCCATCCGAGACACCCGAGGGCCCGACCGCGACCGGCGCCACCACCGTGATCGTGGGCATGTCCGGTGGCGTCGACTCCTCGGTCACCGCGCTGCGCCTGCTCGAGCAGGGCTACCGCGTCGAGGGCCTGTTCATGAAGAACTGGGACGAGGACGACGGTACCGAGTACTGCACCGCGATGGCGGATCTCGCCGACGCCCAGGCGGTCTGCGACAGCCTCGGCATCAAGCTGCACACGGCCAACTTCGCCGCCGAGTACTGGGACAACGTGTTCGAGCACTTCCTCGCCGAGTACCAGGCCGGGCGCACGCCCAATCCGGACATCCTGTGCAACCGCGAGATCAAGTTCAAAGTCTTCCTCGACTACGCCGAGATGCTCGGCGCCGACCTGATCGCCACCGGCCACTACGTGCGCCGGCGCCTCACCGCGGACGGCCACGCCGAGCTGCTCAAGGGGCGCGATGCCAACAAGGACCAGAGCTACTTCCTGCACGCGGTGCCGGGCGCGGCGATCGCCAAGACGCTGTTCCCGGTGGGGGAGCTCGAGAAGTCCGAGGTGCGAGCCCTGGCCGAGCGCCACGGCCTGGCCACCGCGCGCAAGAAGGATTCGACCGGCATCTGCTTCATCGGCGAACGCCGCTTCAGCGACTTTCTCAAGCAGTATCTGCCAGCCCAGCCGGGGCGTATCGAGACCCCCGAGGGTGAAGTGGTCGGCGAGCACATGGGCTTGATGTACTACACCCTGGGCCAGCGTCGCGGCCTGGGCATCGGCGGGCTCAAGGCGCACAGCGAAGATCCGTGGTTCGTCGCCGCCAAGGATCTCGAGCGCAATGTGCTGGTTGTGGTCCAGGGCGAGCACCCGCTGCTCTACAGCGACACCGCCTACTGCGAACCCGCCGCCTGGATCGCCGGTGCCCCGCCGCAGACCACACGTCTGCGCGCCAAGACCCGCTACCGCCAGCAGGACGAGCCCTGCACGGTGCAGGTACTCGCGGACGGCGGCCTGGCGGTGCACTTCGATACCCCGCAGCGCGCGGTCACGCCGGGCCAGTCGCTGGTGCTCTACGCCGACGACGTCTGCCTCGGCGGCGCGGTGATCCGCGCCACTGCCACCACCGCTGCCGGCGCGGTCGAGCCCACTTCACTCACAGGGAGCGCGCGTTCGGCATGA
- the hflD gene encoding high frequency lysogenization protein HflD, whose product MNPTPIQSAPLGASGRQALALAGVFQAAAVVDQLARTGHCDERAWNTLVRATLETDPPTFESIYGGHHNNLRQGIDTLQAVMSRQQAAPAVMRYGFSMVLLMQKLRKNPAMMRTLGERLGRIQGQAEHFGNTHDNVIASLGELYQETLSTFRYRIVVQGEPSLLQSPGMPPRIRTALLGGVRFALLWHQQGGRRWSLIFQRGALKRALRELDGH is encoded by the coding sequence ATGAACCCAACGCCCATCCAGTCTGCCCCCCTTGGCGCCAGCGGTCGCCAGGCACTGGCCCTCGCTGGGGTGTTTCAGGCCGCCGCGGTGGTCGATCAGCTCGCGCGCACCGGCCACTGCGACGAACGCGCCTGGAATACCCTGGTGCGCGCTACCCTCGAGACCGACCCGCCCACCTTCGAGTCGATCTACGGCGGCCATCACAACAACCTGCGCCAGGGTATCGACACCCTGCAGGCGGTGATGTCGCGCCAGCAGGCGGCCCCGGCGGTGATGCGCTATGGCTTCTCGATGGTGCTTTTGATGCAGAAGCTGCGCAAGAACCCGGCCATGATGCGCACCCTGGGTGAGCGCTTGGGACGCATCCAGGGCCAGGCCGAACATTTCGGCAACACCCACGACAACGTGATCGCCAGTCTCGGCGAGCTGTACCAGGAGACGCTCTCGACCTTCCGCTATCGCATCGTGGTGCAGGGTGAGCCGAGCCTGTTGCAGAGCCCGGGCATGCCCCCGCGCATCCGCACCGCGCTGCTCGGCGGCGTGCGCTTTGCCCTGCTGTGGCATCAGCAGGGGGGCCGACGCTGGAGCCTGATCTTCCAGCGCGGCGCGCTCAAGCGCGCCCTGCGCGAGCTCGACGGCCACTGA